The bacterium nucleotide sequence AATTGAAGTAAATCAAAAAACATTTCATTAAGGAAACGAATCAATTTTATGTCTGAATTTTTCGAAGAAAATGAAATAGCAGATAAGAAATCTATCAAGTTTCTAAGCAAGCCTGATTGGGATGAACTGGCAAAAGATTGTGTATGCTTTGCTAACGCCAAAGGCGGAATTATTATTATAGGTATTGAAAATGATGGTGACCTGCCCCCTAAAGATCAACATATAGACGGTAATTGGCCCGGGAAAATCCATAAGGCTATTACTCAACTGACTTTAAATGTTGCTATTTATCCCGACATAAAAACCGCAATTAACGGGAGTGAGTATGTTGAAATACGCATTCCTCCTAACCGTCAGACAATTGCAAGCACATCTAATGGGCGTTATTATATTCGCGTAGCGGATGATTGTAAGCCGGTGCTGCCGGATGAAATGGCGCGCCTGGCATCAGATAAGAGTGCATTTGTATGGGAATTGCAGACAACAAAAAGAATACCGGCTGATTTGTATGATATTTCTAAGAAAAATATTCTTTTGTCCTCATTAAGTAAATCCGCCCGTGTGTCAGATTTTGTAAAACAGAAATCCGACATAGAAATGCTTGAACATTACTTGATGATCAGAGATCGTTTTTTGACGAACCTTGGTATCTTATGGATCGGAAGACGTGAAGATCGCGCCGGTCTGCTTTATGCACCAACAATTCAATTCATAAAATATGATCACAAGGATAATAAGATAAACAAAATAGTTTGGGATGATTATTCTAAGAATCCTTATGAGCTCCTTGAATCCGTGTGGAATGAGATTGGGGATTGGAAGGAATCGATCGAGATTCCATTTGGCATGTTTCGAAAGAATATACCTGTGTATGAGGAGGTGATCGTAAGAGAGCTGGTTACCAACGCCCTTGTACACCGACATTATAGTATGCGCGGAGAAATCTTCATTAATCTCTTTCCCGACAGATTAGAAATTCATAGCCCGGGCCTTTTGCCCTTAGGCGTTACTCCGCAAAACATTCTAACACAATCATTAAGAAGAAATGAACATTTGGCCAAAGTTTTCTATGATTTGGGTTTAATGGAGAGGGAAGGCAGCGGTTACGACAAAATGTACGAAGTGCTTTTGGCTGACGGAAAAAAGCTTCCCCTCATTGAAGAAATCCAAGATCGTGTCAAAGTAACTGTGTTTGCTCAGATTGTCGACCCCATCTCAATTAGATTGATAGAAAAATTAAATGAAGATTATAGTTTGAAAGGAACGGAAATAATTTTGGTCGGTTTAATTGCTCAGCATCACGGTATTTCGGCTAAGATGCTGATTGAGAAGCTTAATATTCCGAAAATTGAACGCATTAATGATTTGCTTGGAAATCTACTGAAGAATCATGTCGTTTTGACAAAAGGCAAAACGCGTGGTACAGAGTATTACGTAAACCCTGAGTTGATTCGGAAGTTGGGTCTTAAAGGAAAAACTGATCTGAAGAAAATTGAAATTCACAGACTTAAAGAATTGTTGCGTGAAGATTTGAAAAATTATCCTGAGAGCAGAATTGGTGAAATTCAACAAAGAATTGGCGCTGAAATTGCGTTAAGAAGAATTCGGCAGGCACTAGGTATCATGATGAAAGACGATGAAGTTTATAAAATAGGGCAACTTAAGCACACAAAATACCTCTTGCGTAAAAGTACATAGAAAAAAACTAATTTGTCTATAAAACAAGCTTATTAAAAATTAAATCGTTATTTTTAATCATGTTATCTTGTTTAATAAATGTTAATAAGATCAAAACAATGTCGATAAAGATATGTGAATTCGCATATAAACACTTTATCAAGGAACCAAACTAATACATCGTAAACAATAGCTAGGATAATCATTAGCTTACGGATATCAACAAATTGCGTTGAAAAACCAATACAAACGCCAGGATATCTTCCGCTGCACGCACGATGCGCACGGACAACGCGGGCATTATGTGTCGGTATTCCATACGATGCACCGCAAGAGGTGTTTTCCTAACGGATGCACGTATTTCCGCTGGAAGTGCCATGAACTGGAGCATCGGAGAAAGTGTTACCGAGGATACAGTCACGTCGGGAAGAATTGCCCGGGCTGCAAATATTTTGACGACGAGAAGTTCACACGTTCGCTGGTTAAGGCAGACGAGAGCGGTTACCACGTTTTTCTAGATGAACTGCATGATTTTGAGGAATGGCTGAGAGATGTGGAAAATAAAGAGCACTGGTTTCTCGGTACGATTCGATCAGTCAAGCCTCACATAAGAAAAACTATTTACGGCAACGTGGATCACCCTAAGACCGAACACACTAATTTATTGGGTTATCTGATCTGCTTTGAAGAAGCATTTATAGGTAATCAGCGATTCGATGATTTCGTGTATGGCGTTGTGGGGAGAGAATTTCAAAACCGGCTTAAGTTCCGCCATGGCGACCGGGTGGAATTTCGTGGTATGTTGACTATGCGGGATGGCCGATTGGTCTTTCAACAATTTAAAAAAATCACTTTTATTGAAAAAAAGGAAGGTGCATTCTGGACTGATAGCGAATCATTAGTTGCGCGTTCAACCGGAACGACTTTAGCAAAACAGGCGGAGAAATGTATTTCCTGCGATCAGGGCATGTTGATCGACGTCGTCGAAAGAAATAACGGCGAAGATAAACTGTACCATCGTATATTCTGTCTGCAGGGCATGCCGTCAGCCGCTGCGTGTACGTATGATGATTCGAAGGAAATCTACGGCAACACGTGCAGTAATCAATTTAGCAATTTATAAAAAATGACGTTTATTGAATGGTATGTTTTTTCAATTGCCCCGCTAAAAGTTCCAACTTAGACGCGAGCACATCTCCCGCATCGGCTGCATTAGTATCCGTTGTAAAATTATTATCCAGTTGCTGAATCTTCAATAGGCACTGGCTGTAATTACCCTGATGAAGATAACTTGACGCCTGATACCATTGCAGGTCTTGGAAGTTCACGGCCGGCCGGTGGGTAAATTGGTAATTCGGTTCATGGCGTAAAACAAAATCCGACTTTGTGATACAGCCCGCGTAATTTGCACGTGCCCAAAGAACCGCGCTCCATCCCGCATACCCGTCAGAAAGACTGTCTCCGGATACTATTCCAAAATATCGATCCGATTCCTGAAGAGAATCAAGATCGATACAAACCCAACCAAGTCCAATGTAGCCTTCATTTTTGCCAGACTCGACTGCGGTAACGAATGACGTATGCGCTTCAAACAATTGGCCCGATGAAAAGAATCCCCACCCTTCAGCTATCGGATCGGGGTTTGTTCCGCCTCCACCGCAACTGACAAAAGCAATAAACGTGGTGATAATTAAAATTCTTGTTAATCGTTTCATGGAAAATCTCCTATACAATAGTTTTGTCTACTTGATCAAAAGCATTTTGCGCGAAAGCACACCGGTCGGCGTTTCCAAGCGATAAAAATAAATTCCGGTTGCAACGATTTGCCCGGCGGCATTTCGCCCGTCCCAGAGAATCTTGTAATATCCGGCGGGTTGATTTGCATCGACCAGTTCCCGAATGCGTTGGCCGAGAATATTGTAGATCAAGAGTTTGACCCTGCCGGTCGCAGCGAGTCCATATTGAATGGTCGTGGTTGGATTGAACGGATTGGGATAATTTTGCGATAGCTCGATCTTTTCAGGAATCACCGCGTGGTTCTGGTCATACAGAGCCACATATTTTCCAAATGAATTTACCGTAGTGGAAACAGAAAATAAACGGCCTTGGCCACCGGCGTATTCAAATCCGAATTCGGTCACTCGATAGACGCCGATCTTACGTTCGTCGAAATCGGATCTTAACATTAAAGATGACATTTCTGATGCGTCGTATCGGATCGTAAGTTTCAAAGCGTCTTTCAGTTCTGTCGTGCCAATCAGTTCGACCCCGGCGTTCATCGAAGGCATCAGCGTCGATTCGATTTCTGTGATCGAGCCGGTTAGCAAGAATCCGGATTCGGATAAAGCCGGTTTGATTGAACTCACTTCAAATTCCGGCGAGAGCGACACAAAGGTTTCGCCTTTGAGCAGGGCGCTGACCGTATAATTTCTGGTTGCAATACGCTGATTGGCGGCCGCATCCTGTGCCGTGACCTGAACTTCAAGACTTCCGACGTTGGTAAGGTGATATGAAGAGGTGTATAAGTTCGACGGTCCTATTTTGCTCATGGCGGCAGAACGGCTGTCGATCGTGGTTCCGGAGCTGTTTTTCAGCGTGAAAGTTGAATTGACCGCGCCGGAAAGATCTTCATCGGCGTAAGCATAAGCGTCAAGATAGCGTTTTGTAATGGTTCCCTGCAATAGGCTGATATGTACATTAGGTCTTTTTGCATCAACGTTAAGAGTAAACGAACTCGATTGAAAAGCACCGCCTTTGTGGTCATCTGCCGTCACACGCCAGTAGTATATTCGAAGGCTGTCCAAATCCGAAGTCAGCGTCTGAAATGTATCGATGATCGTATAGGATTGGAATATGGACGAGAAATTTTGCAGGGTTGATATTTCCAACAAATAATACACCGTGTCGCCGTCAATATCACTCGATGCATTCCACCTGAAAGCAGGGCGGAGAATATTGGTAAGTGTGTTATGCGCAGGAATCAGTAAGGCAAAAGAAGATGCCGCATCGTTTTGTGCTGCAACATGAACAAGGAAAGTATCTGCGACGGACAGTGATCCGTCCGTTGCGCCGACGTAAATCGTGACGGTGCCGTTGAAATTAGCCAAACCGGTTAAATACAAGCTGTCATTCTGTAAGGACGGAATGACATTACCCGATGAGGATGAGACATTGAAAAAAAGCGTATCTAGATTGGGGTCCGTAAAATTCTGTGTTAGCCGGGATAGAAAAGTCTTTGCGAAGTCTTCCGCCAAGGTTGTATCCCGAAACGGGATCGCGACAACCGGTGCCTGATTCACGGATGATACGGTGACTGTAAATGTGTCGGCGACGGTATATTCTCCGTCGAATGCCGTAACGCGAATATCAACATTTCCGGCAAACAGCGCGGAACTCAATAGATACAAACTGTCGTTGGATATGAGTGGCGTGACGCCGGCTGAAAGATTGGATGCGCCGTATGTCGGTCCGTTGTCCACATCGTTAAATACGTTGGGCATCATTGCCAGGAACGATTTGCCGAAATCTTCATTGAATGATGTGTCGGGAATTGCCGCAGCAACGACCGGTGCATCGTTAATGTTGTTAACCGTTACCCGGATATAGGCAGAATCCTGTCCGCCGTAGCCGTCGGTGATATAGTAGGCAAAAGAATCAAGACCGGCAAAATTCGAATCCGGTTTGTAGGTAATGGTGAGATTGCCTACATCAATGGTTGCGGTACCGTTGAGGGCGCTGCTAACAGCCGTGATCGTGAGCGACTGGCTCTCCGCATCGGTATCGTTGGCCAGCGGAGAAACCTGCAGGGATACTTCTTCGTTAGTGCTTGCGTTGTCTGTATTAGCAACGGGTGAAGAGTTGTCCGGAATTTTTGCAAGAATAATATTGTCGATTCCGGCGCTGTCTGCACCTGCCGTAAATTCGCCGCGAATTCTAAGCGTGGTCACATTAGCAAGCACAGTCTGCATTTCCAACTGGCTCGGCGCCAACCCGGTCGTTTGCTTTTTCCAGCCGGTGGTTTCATTGAGGATAAGGCCGAAACCGGTGAAATTGGTCCTGGGATTGCTCGGGAAATCATAGTTTAACTGCACACCATTGCCGATCAGAATCACGTCGGG carries:
- a CDS encoding transcriptional regulator, giving the protein MSEFFEENEIADKKSIKFLSKPDWDELAKDCVCFANAKGGIIIIGIENDGDLPPKDQHIDGNWPGKIHKAITQLTLNVAIYPDIKTAINGSEYVEIRIPPNRQTIASTSNGRYYIRVADDCKPVLPDEMARLASDKSAFVWELQTTKRIPADLYDISKKNILLSSLSKSARVSDFVKQKSDIEMLEHYLMIRDRFLTNLGILWIGRREDRAGLLYAPTIQFIKYDHKDNKINKIVWDDYSKNPYELLESVWNEIGDWKESIEIPFGMFRKNIPVYEEVIVRELVTNALVHRHYSMRGEIFINLFPDRLEIHSPGLLPLGVTPQNILTQSLRRNEHLAKVFYDLGLMEREGSGYDKMYEVLLADGKKLPLIEEIQDRVKVTVFAQIVDPISIRLIEKLNEDYSLKGTEIILVGLIAQHHGISAKMLIEKLNIPKIERINDLLGNLLKNHVVLTKGKTRGTEYYVNPELIRKLGLKGKTDLKKIEIHRLKELLREDLKNYPESRIGEIQQRIGAEIALRRIRQALGIMMKDDEVYKIGQLKHTKYLLRKST